In Jaculus jaculus isolate mJacJac1 chromosome 2, mJacJac1.mat.Y.cur, whole genome shotgun sequence, the genomic window ATAGGCAATTTACCAGTGGTTacaccacttaaaaaaaaaaaatgtcagggctagccgggcgtggtggtgcaggcctttaatcccagcgcccgggaggcagaggcagaaggatcgctgtaccctgggactacatagtgaattcgaggtcagcctgagccagagtgagaccctacctcggcaaacaaaaagtcagggctggagaaatagcttagcagttaaggtgcttgcctgtgaagcctaaggacccaggttccattctccaggtcacacataagccagatgcgcaaggtggcgcatgtgtctagtttgtttgcaatggttagaggctctggggcgcctattcgctctctctttctccctccttctgcctctcataaattaaaaaaaaaaaaaaagaaaaagaaaagctaactATTGCTGGATGAGGTTCAGTCCCAAGGCAGGGAGTTGACTAAAGAAGCAGAGAAGATCCTTGGCAATTAAAGCAGACTTGGGTCTAGGTGGGCACAGTATACGGGGAAATGTACTGAATATACTGTTAGGAAGACAAGAAAGCTACAAATATAATCATGAAAAACTACAACCAAGACAAAGTAGGCAGAAACAGAGCTAGAGGACCAGAGGGCATGATGAGCCCAGTCATGATCATGATCATCGGTGTTTCAAGGCCAAGGCCAggctgcagaggcaagaggaagaTAGATGCTCTCCATCTGGGCAGCCTGCAGGTCTCAAGGTAGGAGGGGGTGGGGCAGGAACTGAGATTGAAGgcagttctgttctgttctgtagcCAGTAATCTCGAGACCCAAGGGGGGCAGTTTTCTGACTAGGGCAGAATTAGAACATGTTAACATGGCAAGGAGCCAGCAAGGGCAAGGATATGGCAACAACACTTTGCCCTCGATTAGAGAGAGGCTCGTCCTTTAGAGCCTGGTGGGAAGAGGCCCAAGGTTCAGAGGCTGAGCATCCCACAGCTCAACTGTAGACCCAAAAAAGTAGGCAAAAATGAGCCTTCACTTAGACAAATGACTTGTCCCAGTCCTGAACAGTAGGCAGGGCTTCAAGAATGAGAGAACCCAGTCATCTGTCACACTTTTCCTCAGCTTCTCAACTGTGTGCGTGGGCACCCACGTGCGCAAGGTGAGTCaccattaggtgtcttcctcattctcaatataactttttgtttgtttgattttgaggtatggtctcactctggtccaggctgacctggaattcactatggtgtctcaaggtggccttgaactcacggcgatcctcctacctctgcctctccagtgctgggattgaaggtgtgtgccaccacgcccagctcagtataacttttttttgagacaagctctctcacTGACTAGGTTAAAATACTAGCTAACAAGCCCTAGggtttttcctttccttatttctccagtgctgggatttcaagtgttctttgccacacccagcttttacatgtctgcagggaatccaaactcaggtcctcatgcttgcagagccAGCACTTTCaggactgagccatcttcctagccctatttattttttggcctCATCTCAGTTTCCAATGTATCATCCTGACAAGTTACCTTGATAGCAGACATTTCTAAGCTGTctttactttaaaatgttttttgtttattatttttatctatttatttgagagtgacagagagaaagaggcagatagagagagagagagaatgggcgcaccagggcctccagccactgcagacgaactccagatgcatgcgcccccttgtgcatctggctaaagtgggacctggggaactgagcctcgaaccggggtccttaggcttcacaggcaagcgcttaaccactaagctgtctctccagccctgtctttactTTTATGTTATTCAGTATTGGGCcatttattttgagttttaaaaatcttttcactGTAATTTTACTCTGGAGTTTCATTAACAAGcactgttttcttcctttattttgtgtatctggcttacacagggaatcgaacctgggttcttagggctggagagatggcttaacagttaaggtgcttgcctgcgaagcctaaggactgtccTTGCCATACTTTCCCTGCCACCACAAAACTTGCTTTTGaggctgggtgtagtgacacacacctttaatcctagcacttgggaggcagaggtaggaggatcgctgagtttgagggcagcctgagactacctagtgaactccaggtcagcctggggtagagggagaccctatttaaaaaaaaaacaaaaaagcaaaacttgTTTATTTCATATTGCCTAGGATATAAATGAGATAGAATCTTAAGACTTTATTGTATACACATCAACAttcttgtaaataaaattaatttgataAAGCCTGACTATAATCAATGTCAATTATTTCTCTTGGGAGTTggtgaaatcaaaaggaaataggATTACAcactgagctgagtgtggtgactcacgcctttaatcctagcacttaggaggcagaggtaggaggattgccttgagtttgaggccagcctaagactacatagtgaattccaagttggcctgggctagagtgagaccctacctcaaaaacaggaaaaaatatgtttgtgtgtgcatattctgAATACAAACCACCAAAAATGTTCAGAGTAAataaagaggatataaataagtaatatggaatcctacttttttggacaatggaacactcaggagccatagattgttactagaaaattttcagcatcagggatgggaataccttccagtgagttgttggccagggaggtccctaatgccccccaccccccaaacattacaggctgttgtcgaggcccttggtttctcatgaggaatagatgctaagaccctattgctgaagattccacatacttgggctgcaaggccactaagaaatcctgctggaactgagctgataaacctcctccatgtagaccagctgacagaaagctgaagaagccattttgcatgcagttcaatgggagaaagagaaatcaccagtgaagatactcaacagtggacactgcaaaacTTATATTTGGtgaaccaggccaaatgagtcaatagatacaatagtggcatgtctattatgggggaaaccaactgccctctaatttgactagaggcccactccatgggaaagaatacatacctgatactgaaaacctacaacaggggtagttatgaaccctaggggtgtaatgtctgctgctgttgggctaaatgtatatactatgctcatcaaatagctcaataagcacttctcaatgtttatacccatatattaatgctactctcacttttggttagagaaccttctcttttcagatggaagtgaccttgggatgacttagactgcaccatggtgctgagaagaagtgacagaggagtgctcagcactacagtatctctatcacaccttccaaggctcagggtccattgcagaaaaggtggcggaaagaatgtaagagtcaaaggaagataggactccttacaacatgctccccccagacacaaaatggcctggatctccatgaccttacagtgcttgacactacctacacaagaccatcataataggaggaaaagataatgacatcaaaataaaagagagactgattgagagggggatgggatatgatggagagtggagtttcaaaggggaaagtgggggaagggatggaATTACTgtgggctattgtttacaatcatggaagttgttaattaaaagaaATGTTCAGAGTAAAGCCTTATCTATTCAAAAGGCCCCCCCccccctagctcaggctggcctggaattcactatttagtctcatatggcctcaaactcacagtgatcctcctatttctgcctccctagtgctgggccaCTGTGTCGGGCTTCAAAAGACTTTCTTCTCCTAAAGTAAGAGTTCTAAGGGATGTTCAAGCTTtctttaaatacaaaaaataactgggcatggtggcacacctttaatcccagcttcagacggcagaggaaggaggactgctgtgagttcaaggccaacgtggaactacagaatgagtgccaagtcagcctgggctagagggagaccctaccttgaaaaaaaccaaaatcaaaaaattttttttaaaagccaggtatggtggtgcatacctttaatcccagtactcaataggcagaggtaggaagatggctgtgagttcgaggccaccaagactacatattgaattccaagtcagcctgggctagaccaagatcctacttaaaaaaaaaaaaaaagataatgataatagtaataataaaacagTACCTCCCTTCTAAAATGTATTACAAAATAATACAGCACAGTGCTAGGCACAGTGTAATCTGAAAGTATATTCACTGGAAAGAAACTGACACATGACCATAAACCTCATAGAAAATTATAACCCTTTTACCTCATTCACTTCTTGCTTTTGCAAGTCCCCCAAGAGAAACTGACAGTCCGTAATGAGTTATAAAGCAAACATATGAGTCTTTCCCTTTGGCTTCTAGATGCTTCACTGCATTGAAGTGACAGACGGTTCTTCCAAACTTTTGGATACATTAGTAGGTTCCGAACTGAGTGGACTCTCCAGGTAGGCAGTTCCTGCACAGGGTTTTCCTGTCACTGGATCTATGACTCTGCCAACTTTGAAAATGATCTCCGCCAATTCATGCTTCACATGCTTTGTTCGTGCGACGGGCAAAGCTTTGAGGAGCACAATGTCCCCAACAGTGCATTGCTGAAGGGCATCGTGAGCAAAGTAAGTTTTTCGCTTATTAAAATACtgttgagagaaggagagggacaaGTCAGTGGTCCCATCTGTAACTCGGCAGTGCAGTAATAAGaagtaataggggctggagagatggcttagtaaggtctgactccccagaatccatgtaagccagacacaaggtgatgcatgtgcacaaggtggcacatgggtatgGAGTTCAatcgcagtagctagaggccctggtgtgtcaactttctctctcttaaaaaaaaatgaaaaaaaaaaagggcatggtggtgtacacctttaatcccagtatttgggaggcagaggtaggtgaatcactgtgagttcaaggccaccctgagactacagtgaatgccaggtcagcctgggctagagagtgagccCCTAacccaaaaaacagaaacaataacaacaaaaaaacctaacaGGTTGGGTGTGCTAATGCACACTTaaatatacttacatacatacatacatacatatttatttgacagagaaagagagaatgggtacgccagggcctccagccactacaaacaaactccagatgtatgtgaccccttgtgcatctggcttacatgggtactgaagagttgaactgggatcctctggcttttcaagcaaatatcttaaccattaagccatctctctagcctggtgcacacctttaatcccagcactcaggaggcagaggaaggaggatcgctgtaaattcgaggctccccgtgagtctgaggctacccttgagactacatagcaaattccagatcagcctggtctagagcaagactcaacctcaaaaaaacccaaaacaagcactggaaagatggctcagcagttaaggcacttgtctgcaaagcctaaagacctgggttcaatacccccagtacccatgtaaagccagatgcacaaagtggtgcttgcatctgcagtggctagaggccctggcatgcattctctttctctctctctgcttacaaaaatataaaaataggggctggagagatggtttagtagttaaggtgcttgcctgtgaagcctaaggacccagcatcaattccccaggaacccttcccaaacagatgcacaaagtggcacaggtgtttggagtttgtttgcagtggttagagagcctggcacgcctgttctctctctgtatctgcctctttctctctctctcaaataaataaataaaaacaaaatagtttaaatatatattttttaaaacttaaaaacaaaaacaaaacaaaacatggaagtGCTGAGTCTGGTGGTTCAAGCCTATCATCCCAGCTATGAGGGagactgaaacaggaggattacaagtttaaGACAGCCTGAAACAGAATGGAGCAGTTTCAAATAGAAGCACTAGGAATATAGCTGCAAGGTAGAGCAGTTGGGTAGCATGTTCAAAGCTTTAGGTTCAAAATCCAGTTCCAAAAAATCTCCAGGAATGGGTTCAGTGCAGGGAGCTTGGCTAGTATGCACATGGCCTTGACTTCAGTCCCcaacagagcaaaaaaaaaagaaatgaaaaacaggagTAGGCCAAAGAAGGCGGAGCCTTAGAAGACCTGGTCTGTTGTTATCAACTGTGTGTGTGAACCTTCTAACCCTTTCTCGTCTGTAGAATGGAAAGATGCCTGGTGTAGCGAGGGTGTTAAAAACAATAGGTGGTTCTTGAATGCAGCTTCTTTTCCATTCTTGGAGCCAAGTGTGGAGCTAAGTGCTTCATACGCTTGATAACATCAGCTCTCCTGATAAATTAGAGCCTTGTGTTATGGTGGGAAGAAAACAAGAATGGTTAAGTGACTTGGCAATGGAGAGAGCTGTCAATAGGCATGAGAAAAGGCTCCAGTGGGAAGGGTTTACTATAGGGCGAAATGATCATTGATAGAGAGATTATTAAAGGCTGTGGCCTAAAACTCTCAGGGACAAGATcaactctggaaaaaaaaaatcattgccacTTTCTAAAAATTAACCAGCTAATTGTTGTACTGGAAATTTCCCAAAGTAGTTGATTTTTTTCCCAAGTCCTGGCTCGTTTTTGTGTATtacttcttcccttctcccctccccccacagggggtctctctctctctctctctctctctctctctctctctttctccctccctccctccctccctccccccccttctctggcccaggctgacctggaattcactatgtagtctcacgctggcctcgaactcacagaaatccttctacttctgcctcccaaatgttggaattaaaagcgtgtgccaccacacccagctctctttatttattattattatcggttattttcaaggtagatgatgatgatgatgatgatgatgattattggttattttcgaggtagggtctctctctagcctaggctgacctggaattcactatgtagtctcagggtggccttgaactcacagtaatccacctacctctgcctcccaagtgctgggattaaaggtgtgcaccaccatgcccggctggctctctttattttttattttacagagagagagagagagagagagagagagagagagagagaaagaaagaaggaaagaatatgaatgtaaattgcctcagccactgcaatcaaacgccagtaacttgtgccacctactgggcatgtacaACCTAGCGCTTGCCTCATGTTTGTGTCTAGTTtaagtggaatctggagagtcgaacatgggtccttaggcttcgcagtcaagtgctttaaccgctaagccatctctccagctccaaatgtcTCTTTATTGAATATACTTTCCTACGATAATCAGGGAAGAgaaatgcagtgtgtgtgtgtttgtgtgtatgtatgcatatgtgtgtgtgtgtgtgtatctcctgcTGTGGGCCAttttgtactggggaattgaatcagggcctGTGAGGCTtagcaagcaggtgcctttaatcactgagtcagctctccagctccaaaatggGGTATCTTGGCCTCTGTTCTCACAGTGCAGCAATTCATGAGAATGACctggtatgtgtgtatgaatgaggTTATGCCTCCAGACCAGCAGTGTCTGCCTCACTTCAGATACTCATCACACCTTTTGCCAACAGGGGAGATTTTTCAGCTAAAAACCTAGGACAGGATAGTAACTTACCAATGTCACTTTGAAACTGgtggtattgggctggagagatagctcggcagttaaggtactggtctgcaaagcctaatctttttatctgcctctctctctctctctctctccagtaaataaataaataagctgggcatggtgatacatatctttaatccaaGAGAATCACTGtaggtttgaagccagcctgagactgcatagtaaattccaggattctaggtcagcctggtctagagcaagaccctacttagaaaacaaaaacaaacaaacaaaaaaagtggtgaTATTTCTCACCTTTAATAAGTAGGGATCCAGAACAAGCCTGGTCACTCTCACTTTAGCCGTTTTCTGCATCGCTGTCCCAATCACTTTCCCCACAACCCATTTGGCATGGACGGATGAACGAACTATTGACATTATGTGGTTTTGGACCCCTGAAAAACAAATTTCAAAGTTTaatactcttttgttgttgtcttaGACTTCTATGCAGCCCAAACTAGCTTTCGGCCACAGCTTCCCAACTGTTGGCAATGCACGTTCGTATCACAATGTCTGTCTCaaagttttaacattttaataactTATCACACACAGTGTCCATGTTCAGAAACAGCATCGTTGAGTCAGAGACGGATGCACACCACACCTTTCCCATCCTTAAGCAACCACCTGTCATTATAGTTTTTGCAAAGCAGCAATCTAATCTAAGCCTCGTTTTACCCACTCTGCGAGGTGGGCATAAACTCACAAGGATGCTCACAAGGTGAAGACTTAACTACTGGTGTACAATCGAGCAAATAACCCCTGGTTAAGCGTCCTTCACCTCCCGctacctcattctctccctcccagccCACGACCTTGGCCAGGAGCCTGAGGTCCCTCTGCAGGGACGCGGAGGCCCGGACCTGGGGCTCCTTCTAGGACAGGTTAGTACGAAAACCATCACTCGGGATCTGCAAAAACTGACAGACGAGTCCTCCAGCTCGGGCAGTTCTTACACCGAGTTCTTACTCGGGCGCCTCCAACCTACCAAAACCCACACGTCGGGGCCATGCTCACCTCCAAATTCTACTCCGGGACCAGGGCGCCcgaagccgccgccgccgccgtcgctgAGTGATGGCGTCACGCCGCCCGCTGGGCCCGCCCCGAAACGCTCTTCTCATTGGCCGCCGGCCCTGTCGCTCTGGCTAAAGGCAGAACTTCCCCGCGTCCGTGAGAAAAAGGACCTCGGGCGGAAGTCGCTGCGGTTTATACCTTCCCCACAAGCATTGGGATAGGAGTGCAGGAGGTTCCGACCTTCTTCTGTCCCATCAGGTTTTCTCTTCTGTCCGTGATTTCCCAAGCGTTGAATGTACAGTGCCTTGCAAATCAAAGGAACAGTTTTATGCATTAAACACTGAAACTTGGGCGGGCCGTGGTGgcgcccagtacttgggaggcagagataggatcgccgtgagttcgaggccaccctgagactatatagtgactctgggggtggtggtggtggtggtggatggaattgaaacttgggctggagagatgtctcagcggttaaaggtgctttcttacaaaccCTGCCGGCCTAGGTTCGAAtcttcagtacccaagtaaagccagattgcacagcggcacatgcatctggagttcctttacagtggcaaaaggccctgctgtgctcattctctctctccttctctctc contains:
- the Mrps17 gene encoding 28S ribosomal protein S17, mitochondrial, with translation MSIVRSSVHAKWVVGKVIGTAMQKTAKVRVTRLVLDPYLLKYFNKRKTYFAHDALQQCTVGDIVLLKALPVARTKHVKHELAEIIFKVGRVIDPVTGKPCAGTAYLESPLSSEPTNVSKSLEEPSVTSMQ